The Pseudomonas wenzhouensis genome has a segment encoding these proteins:
- the mexE gene encoding multidrug efflux RND transporter periplasmic adaptor subunit MexE encodes MEQQHKNIWIFPLALAGVLALSGCEQAAQTQAQMPAPKVSVAEVIEQPINEWDEFTGRLEAPQSVEIRPRVSGYIDKVAFDEGTLVKKGNLLFQIDPRPFQAEVKRLEAQLQQARASQARAANEARRGERLRQSNAISAELADARASAATEAQAQVAAIAAELENARLNLSFTRITAPIDGRVSRAEITEGNLVGAGESLLTSVVSTDKVYAYFDADERAFLKYVELARQSGADARGASPVYLGLSDESGHPHLGQLDFLDNQVNPRTGTIRGRAVFDNQDGRFTPGLYARLKLVGSKPYAATLIKDEAVGTDLGKKYVLVLGEDNAVAYRSIELGPKLEGLRIVRSGLSKGEKIVVNGLQRAMPGSTVDPQPVSMADDSTLERLARMRQAVDGSQAPRIAAEKIEARSPRG; translated from the coding sequence ATGGAACAGCAGCACAAGAACATCTGGATATTCCCCCTGGCCCTCGCCGGCGTCCTTGCCCTCAGCGGCTGCGAGCAGGCAGCGCAGACCCAGGCGCAAATGCCTGCCCCCAAGGTCAGCGTCGCAGAGGTCATCGAACAACCCATCAACGAGTGGGACGAGTTCACCGGTCGCCTCGAAGCGCCGCAATCCGTCGAAATCCGTCCGCGCGTCTCCGGTTACATCGACAAGGTCGCCTTCGACGAAGGCACCCTGGTGAAGAAAGGCAATCTGCTGTTCCAGATCGACCCGCGTCCGTTCCAGGCGGAAGTCAAACGCCTCGAAGCCCAACTGCAACAGGCCCGCGCCAGCCAGGCCCGTGCCGCCAACGAAGCCCGCCGCGGCGAACGCCTGCGCCAGAGCAACGCCATCTCCGCCGAACTGGCCGATGCCCGCGCCAGCGCCGCCACTGAAGCTCAGGCTCAAGTCGCCGCAATCGCCGCCGAGCTGGAAAACGCCCGCCTCAACCTCAGTTTCACCCGCATCACTGCGCCCATCGACGGTCGCGTCAGCCGCGCCGAAATCACCGAAGGCAACCTGGTCGGCGCCGGTGAAAGCCTGCTGACCTCGGTGGTTTCCACCGACAAGGTTTACGCCTACTTCGACGCCGACGAGCGCGCCTTCCTCAAGTATGTCGAGCTGGCCCGCCAGTCCGGCGCCGACGCCCGCGGCGCCAGCCCGGTGTACCTCGGACTGTCCGATGAAAGCGGTCACCCGCATCTGGGCCAGCTGGATTTTCTCGATAACCAGGTCAACCCACGCACCGGCACCATCCGTGGCCGCGCCGTGTTCGACAATCAGGACGGCCGCTTCACCCCGGGCCTGTATGCGCGCCTGAAACTGGTGGGCAGCAAGCCCTACGCCGCCACCCTGATCAAGGATGAAGCGGTCGGCACCGATCTGGGCAAGAAGTACGTGCTGGTGCTGGGCGAGGACAATGCCGTGGCCTATCGCTCCATCGAACTGGGGCCGAAGCTCGAAGGTCTGCGCATCGTCCGCAGCGGCCTGAGCAAGGGCGAGAAGATCGTGGTCAACGGTCTGCAGCGCGCCATGCCTGGCTCCACCGTCGATCCGCAACCGGTATCCATGGCTGATGACAGCACCCTCGAACGACTGGCTCGCATGCGCCAGGCCGTCGATGGCAGCCAGGCCCCGCGCATCGCCGCCGAAAAAATCGAAGCTCGCTCGCCGCGCGGCTGA
- a CDS encoding efflux RND transporter permease subunit, whose product MNFSQFFIQRPIFAAVLSLLILIGGAISLFQLPISEYPEVVPPTVVVRADFPGANPKVIGETVASPLEQAIVGVEGMLYMSSQSTIDGRLTLTVTFALGTDLDNAQVQVQNRVTRTMPTLPTEVQRLGVTVDKASPDLTMVVHLTSPDQRYDMLYLSNYAALNVKDELARLDGVGDVQLFGMGNYSLRVWLDPNKVASRGLTATDVVNAIREQNRQVAAGALGAPPSDAGNSFQLSINAQGRLVSEEEFENIIIRVGDNGEITRLRDIARVELGSNQYALRSLLNNEPAVAIPVFQRPGSNAIEISDSVRERMAELKQSFPQGMDYEIVYDPTIFVRGSIEAVVHTLLEAIVLVVLVVILFLQTWRASIIPLVAVPVSLIGTFAVMHLLGFSLNALSLFGLVLAIGIVVDDAIVVVENVERNIALGKSPLDATRQAMKEVTGPIVATALVLCAVFIPTAFISGLTGQFYQQFALTIAISTVISAINSLTLSPALSAILLKEHHAPKDRFSRGLDKLFGGWLFAPFNRVFERASNGYVATVRRVLRGSSIAMLVYGGLLLLGYLGFASTPAGFVPQQDKQYLVAFAQLPDAATLDRTETVIKRMSEIAGQHPGVENTVAFPGLSINGFTNSPNSGIVFTPLKRFDERTDPSLSATAIAAELNAQFADIQDAYIAIFPPPPVQGLGTIGGFRLQIQDRGNLGYEELYTQTQNILNKARQLPELNPMSVFTSYQINVPQVDAAIDREKAKTHGVAISDIFDTLQVYLGSLYANDFNRFGRTYQVNVQADQQFRLEPEQIGQLKVRNNRGEMVPLSTFVKVDDSAGPDRVMHYNGFLTAEINGAAAPGYSSGQAEAAIAKLLEEELPIGMTFEWTDLTYQQILAGNTAIFIFPLCVLLAFLVLAAQYESWSLPLAVILIVPTVLLAAITGVIMAGIDNNIFTQIGLIVLVGLACKNAILLVEFAKDKQEEGMDRVAAVLKACRLRLRPILMTSIAFIMGVVPLVLSSGAGAEMRHAMGVAVFSGMIGVTFFGLLLTPVFYVLIRGFVEKRAARKAARLQESHA is encoded by the coding sequence ATGAATTTCTCACAATTCTTCATCCAGCGGCCGATCTTCGCCGCGGTGCTGTCGCTGCTGATTCTGATCGGCGGTGCCATCTCGCTGTTCCAGCTGCCGATCAGCGAATACCCGGAAGTGGTGCCGCCCACCGTCGTGGTGCGTGCCGATTTCCCCGGCGCCAACCCCAAGGTGATCGGTGAAACCGTCGCCTCGCCGCTGGAGCAGGCCATCGTCGGCGTCGAGGGCATGCTCTACATGTCGTCGCAGTCGACCATCGACGGCCGCCTGACGCTGACCGTGACCTTCGCCCTCGGTACCGACCTGGACAACGCCCAGGTGCAGGTGCAGAACCGCGTCACCCGCACCATGCCGACCCTGCCCACCGAGGTGCAGCGTCTCGGCGTGACCGTGGACAAGGCCTCCCCGGATCTGACCATGGTGGTGCACCTGACCTCGCCGGATCAGCGCTACGACATGCTTTACCTGTCCAACTACGCCGCGCTCAACGTCAAGGACGAGCTGGCGCGCCTGGACGGCGTGGGCGACGTGCAACTGTTCGGCATGGGCAACTACTCGCTGCGCGTCTGGCTCGACCCGAACAAGGTGGCCTCGCGTGGGCTGACCGCTACCGATGTGGTCAATGCCATTCGCGAGCAGAACCGCCAGGTCGCCGCCGGTGCCCTCGGCGCGCCGCCTTCCGATGCCGGCAACAGCTTCCAGCTGTCGATCAACGCTCAGGGCCGCCTGGTCTCCGAGGAAGAGTTTGAGAACATCATCATCCGCGTCGGCGACAACGGTGAGATTACCCGTCTGCGCGACATCGCCCGCGTCGAGCTGGGCTCCAACCAGTACGCCCTGCGCTCGCTGCTGAACAACGAGCCGGCGGTCGCCATCCCGGTGTTCCAGCGCCCGGGCTCCAATGCCATCGAGATTTCCGACTCGGTGCGCGAGCGCATGGCCGAGTTGAAACAGAGCTTCCCGCAGGGCATGGACTACGAGATCGTCTATGACCCGACCATCTTCGTACGCGGCTCCATCGAGGCTGTGGTGCACACCCTGCTCGAAGCCATCGTGCTGGTGGTGTTGGTGGTGATCCTGTTCCTGCAGACCTGGCGCGCCTCGATCATCCCGCTGGTGGCCGTACCTGTCTCGCTGATCGGCACCTTCGCGGTCATGCACCTGCTCGGTTTCTCGCTCAACGCCCTGTCGCTGTTCGGCCTGGTGCTGGCCATCGGTATCGTGGTGGACGACGCCATCGTCGTGGTGGAGAACGTCGAACGCAACATCGCCCTGGGCAAGTCGCCGCTCGACGCCACGCGTCAGGCCATGAAGGAAGTGACCGGCCCCATCGTCGCCACGGCGCTGGTGCTGTGCGCCGTGTTCATCCCGACGGCCTTCATTTCCGGCCTCACCGGGCAGTTCTACCAGCAGTTCGCGCTGACCATCGCCATTTCCACGGTGATTTCCGCGATCAACTCGCTGACCCTGTCGCCGGCCCTGTCGGCCATCCTGCTCAAGGAGCATCATGCGCCGAAGGACCGTTTCTCGCGCGGGCTCGACAAGCTGTTCGGCGGCTGGCTGTTCGCCCCGTTCAACCGTGTGTTCGAGCGTGCCAGCAACGGCTACGTTGCTACCGTGCGCCGCGTGCTGCGCGGCAGCAGCATTGCCATGCTGGTTTATGGCGGTCTGCTGCTGCTCGGTTACCTGGGCTTCGCCAGTACCCCGGCCGGCTTCGTGCCACAACAGGACAAGCAGTATCTGGTGGCTTTCGCCCAACTGCCGGACGCCGCGACGCTGGATCGCACCGAAACAGTCATCAAGCGCATGAGCGAGATCGCCGGCCAGCATCCGGGGGTGGAAAACACCGTGGCTTTCCCTGGCCTGTCGATCAATGGCTTCACCAACAGCCCCAACAGCGGCATCGTTTTCACCCCGCTCAAGCGTTTTGATGAGCGCACCGATCCGTCGCTGAGCGCTACGGCTATCGCCGCCGAACTCAATGCGCAGTTCGCCGATATTCAGGACGCCTACATCGCCATCTTCCCGCCGCCACCGGTACAGGGGCTGGGCACCATCGGCGGCTTCCGCCTGCAGATTCAGGATCGCGGCAACCTGGGCTACGAAGAGCTGTATACGCAGACCCAGAACATCCTCAACAAGGCCCGTCAGTTGCCGGAGCTGAACCCGATGTCGGTGTTCACCAGCTACCAGATCAACGTGCCGCAGGTCGATGCCGCCATCGACCGCGAGAAGGCCAAGACCCATGGCGTGGCCATCAGCGACATCTTCGACACCTTGCAGGTGTACCTGGGCTCGCTGTATGCCAACGACTTCAACCGCTTTGGCCGTACCTACCAGGTCAACGTCCAGGCCGACCAGCAGTTCCGCCTGGAGCCGGAGCAAATCGGCCAGCTCAAGGTGCGCAACAACCGTGGCGAGATGGTGCCGCTGTCGACCTTCGTCAAGGTCGATGACAGCGCAGGCCCGGATCGGGTGATGCACTACAACGGCTTCCTCACTGCCGAGATCAACGGTGCCGCCGCGCCGGGCTACAGCTCGGGCCAGGCCGAGGCGGCCATCGCCAAATTGCTGGAAGAAGAACTGCCAATCGGCATGACCTTCGAGTGGACCGATCTGACCTACCAGCAGATTCTCGCCGGCAATACCGCGATCTTCATCTTCCCGCTCTGCGTGCTGCTGGCGTTCCTGGTACTGGCGGCTCAGTACGAAAGCTGGAGTCTGCCGCTGGCGGTGATCCTCATCGTACCGACCGTACTGCTCGCCGCCATCACCGGCGTAATCATGGCCGGCATCGACAACAACATCTTCACCCAGATCGGCCTGATCGTATTGGTGGGCCTGGCCTGCAAGAACGCCATCCTGCTGGTGGAGTTCGCCAAGGACAAACAGGAAGAAGGCATGGACCGTGTCGCTGCCGTGCTGAAGGCCTGCCGCCTGCGCCTGCGGCCGATCCTGATGACCTCGATCGCCTTCATCATGGGCGTGGTGCCGCTGGTGTTGTCGAGCGGCGCGGGTGCCGAGATGCGCCATGCCATGGGCGTGGCGGTGTTCAGCGGGATGATCGGCGTGACCTTCTTCGGTCTGCTGCTGACACCGGTGTTCTATGTACTGATCCGTGGCTTCGTGGAAAAACGCGCAGCGCGCAAAGCTGCCCGCCTGCAGGAGTCGCATGCATGA